A genomic segment from Aspergillus puulaauensis MK2 DNA, chromosome 1, nearly complete sequence encodes:
- a CDS encoding questin oxidase family protein (COG:S;~EggNog:ENOG410PIZE;~InterPro:IPR025337;~PFAM:PF14027;~TransMembrane:1 (o290-311i);~go_function: GO:0016491 - oxidoreductase activity [Evidence IEA]), whose product MASATKVHLSPQSDTGAWSTGITPDSARTASEVLQEDLQKHHVYFNEQGFHNHIPHHILTIYALGATPSEIRAAYERNKAYQRPALAVNEDAVRAFHDKGKFRQALGDDGNYANFLAFFQQEIQRVGVESVLKEYLFKGDENAESLMARLFGGLLHPIIHLGFALEFNQPAIVAEALAQTAIHDDWTGPKFLFPVEKAAGGIGKKTNKTMLQLLEEARADKKLANSVRFDDGNKLRDGVLKRAPEEMIKYASQYTVSEEEMWERFVEMVDVSVYFTAASQRPPKQVKFDFFYIHTVNSSIFFTKILALGFLDTRTKLRLLEAKGRMDLMVYISRNAPELYLDEITKYPISNDWDDIISQGNRHPRDDGHLSKLIRALKNAESVCRPYEGRAGELGLKITGDAWLRIGNMVIDSVKGKEEESMWVRSTGFDEAWTQIEDRARL is encoded by the exons ATGGCATCCGCAACGAAAGTCCACCTCTCGCCACAATCCGACACCGGCGCCTGGAGCACAGGGATAACCCCGGACTCAGCCAGGACAGCAAGCGAGGTCTTGCAGGAGGACCTGCAGAAGCATCATGTCTACTTCAATGAGCAGGGTTTCCATA ACCACATCCCGCACCACATCCTAACAATCTACGCCCTGGGCGCAACACCAAGCGAGATCCGCGCTGCCTATGAGCGGAATAAGGCGTACCAGCGGCCCGCACTAGCAGTGAATGAGGATGCAGTGCGTGCGTTCCACGACAAAGGCAAGTTCCGCCAGGCGCTGGGCGACGACGGCAACTATGCGAATTTCCTCGcgttcttccagcaggagattcAgcgagttggtgttgagtcTGTTTTGAAGGAGTACCTGTTTAAGGGGGatgagaatgcggagagcTTGATGGCGAGGTTGTTTGGTG GCCTCCTCCATCCAATAATCCACCTTGGCTTCGCGCTGGAGTTCAACCAGCCGGCCATCGTCGCTGAAGCGCTCGCGCAGACAGCAATCCACGATGACTGGACGGGGCCAAAGTTTCTCTTCCCGGTTGAGAAGGCCGCCGGTGGAATTGGCAAGAAGACGAACAAGacgatgctgcagctgcttgaGGAGGCGCGCGCAGACAAGAAACTAGCCAACTCGGTTCGCTTCGACGACGGGAATAAACTGCGCGATGGGGTTCTCAAGCGTGCGCCGGAGGAGATGATCAAGTATGCGTCACAGTATACGGTTTCTGAAGAGGAGATGTGGGAGCGGTTTgtggagatggtggatgtTTCTG TATATTTCACCGCTGCGTCCCAACGCCCGCCCAAACAGGTCAAGTTTGACTTCTTCTACATCCACACGGTAAACTcgtccatcttcttcaccaagaTCCTAGCGCTGGGATTCCTCGACACGCGCACGAAGCTCCGCCTGCTTGAGGCCAAAGGACGCATGGATCTCATGGTGTACATCTCCCGTAACGCACCGGAGCTGTATCTCGATGAAATCACCAAATACCCGATCTCGAATGACTGGGATGACATTATTTCCCAGGGTAACAGGCACCCACGGGACGACGGGCATCTCTCCAAGTTGATACGTGCGTTGAAGAACGCAGAGAGTGTTTGTCGTCCGTATGAAGGAAGGGCGGGGGAGTTAGGGCTTAAGATTACGGGGGATGCGTGGTTGAGGATTGGAAATATGG TCATTGATTCAgtgaagggcaaggaagaagagagtatGTGGGTTCGGTCGACGGGGTTCGACGAGGCCTGGACGCAGATTGAGGATCGGGCCAGGTTATAG
- a CDS encoding uncharacterized protein (COG:S;~EggNog:ENOG410PZQA;~SECRETED:SignalP(1-19)) — protein sequence MRSTILATVVASLAVFTSAAPTEDKRQIESVSLTFYGANGEKYSQTFSTDGASTDVTNTLVVDSVYNPGGAICSVVGVEGDVYSVPINTHKVDKPQAIKSASCHHL from the exons atGCGTTCCACCATCCTCGCTACCGTCGTCGCCTCCCTCGCTGTCTTCACCAGCGCTGCCCCCACTGAAGACAAGCGCCAGATTGAGAGCGTGTCGCTCACCTTCTACGGCGCGAACGGCGAGAAATACAGCCAGACTTTCTCTACCGACGGAGCATCCACCGACGTCA CGAACACCCTGGTCGTGGACAGCGTCTACAACCCTGGTGGCGCCATCTGTTCAGTTGTGGGCGTCGAGGGAGATGTCTACTCTGTTCCGATTAACACGCACAAGGTGGATAAGCCCCAGGCTATTAAGTCTGCTAGCTGCCACCACCTGTAG
- a CDS encoding UDP-N-acetylglucosaminyltransferase (COG:G,O,T;~EggNog:ENOG410QDZS;~InterPro:IPR011990,IPR019734,IPR013026,IPR029489;~PFAM:PF13374,PF13181;~go_function: GO:0005515 - protein binding [Evidence IEA]), with protein MLPSVAPFPPVQPHHLNRYHESESLNGNYGLDNSFAAQLPQYGFASHGSFQSVPRTRLQYPHPVQRPSLHDPTHSATLTLNNVGEHALRRKTPNGTLAAGYDGTLGDITIQPASKHILVSQLDSGQLVSPQAGFPIDSWQQPTLDQSSTAQQLNFPPMHKTDPGRGNAMPEELAQSFNGISWIRSLNGAPGIDSMLNQTLPMQGSQQRFYWHNGAYVPTVLPATLQPCIGPTASAGTAPYGPYWPDGAYIPYRPAAFREPRSNQQGPFANPLGHSAPQFFDAGQQSFNMGAIPSNKLELGDWNQNSLGVFNPDGSVKNNFPPRHSEQKTFDTSNNQRVLPFHTRQSNSGSGFSTRPPLHEPSASWSGTSGNGGYQSSGPAPGTRAANAEFKEKVLSWAHGVYVDLLASIHRARRNSVSNAAQDGQTQRILKPSIYPKPPRQPGLDFSHTAAPEFSRHNSYPSSQSHRYASQFQQLTTSNHLVDRLRHTGRLNSISGSPFSSGSLGESNTVVNAASSLELLSHLCMESGWEWIDGMLLGGCLAYGLGDYNKAMRWYMRIIARDAAHVEAISNLAATLLALDRREEALQHWLRAVKLRPSYFEAVEHLIGLLCSSQRGKEAVNIIDFVQNSLWMSKNGDCFKADEHASETESDADSRVSSASDLGSYEKAAFDYDDDFSRSAFVNRQSGESVAAGYGSSGYCVPGCDNGRMLALVHAKGNMLYALGDYVAAAVAFEDAILISAGRRSHGIQNLIKQIFAAFSQGSRSGYMGSDHHDLQETILLYPDKALQTSKLVFAPCGTPPGIKYVPEGLARKAALATTSNSLLSLAKIYQDGMSSAQSNTNGAPRSAPGVRDILALYYLSLSLQPSPSTANNVGILLAGIHNNAPGKGLARSSGEMQHPNIPGVIPGTGVSLALAYYNYGLHLDSRHAHLYTNLGSLLKDIGQLQAAIRMYEQAVQCDGNFDIALANLANAVKDAGRVNDAISYYKRAVKVNPEFAEAVCGLANALNSVCNWMGRGGIANAFGFLDRWHVDDQGMLRDSYGIDAGTGWIKRVVDIVDRQLKEGEIWGRGLLTTNTIEQLCAQLVPAVDGRRRSVAGTLVAMLQSWAGQKWEGSRIVKLVERVIRAITWRWYQDRYVYGREYPSSKYRRPQLPAGLSAPNAPTVLPFHTFTCPLSAKQIRQISQRNGLRISCSTLRSPWLPPTVYPPPAPPNPYLKVGYVSSDFNNHPLAHLMQSVFGLHNPTKIKAYCYATTASDKSIHRQQIEKEAPVFHDASGWPVERLVRQIVEDGIHILINLNGYTRGARNEVFAARPAPIHMSFMGFAGTLGAEWCDYILADKLSIPPDTLSPGNRLTRIEDRSFEDDHGEEAENWVYGEKIVYTRDTFFCCDHRQSAPDATDSYIAWDHEQTRRWRMRKELFPHLSDDTIILGNFNQLYKIEPTTFRTWLRILARIPNAVLWLLRFPDLGEQNLRETAVAWAGEETASRIVFTDVAPKNTHIARAKILDLFLDTPECNAHTTATDVLWSGTPLLTLPRYKYKMCSRMASSILNSALPKNQSGNQAREELIAISDDDYENKASHLCRSLYYEPGGEGRARGRLFELRRMLFEERWRSSLFDTNRWVRDLEDAYERVWNQWVNGEEGDIWL; from the exons ATGTTACCCTCCGTGGCGCCATTCCCGCCAGTTCAGCCACACCACCTAAATCGATATCACGAATCCGAATCGCTCAATGGAAACTATGGCTTGGACAATTCATTCGCGGCGCAGCTTCCTCAGTATGGTTTCGCCAGCCATGGCTCGTTCCAATCGGTCCCACGAACTCGACTGCAGTATCCTCACCCCGTCCAACGTCCCAGTCTTCACGATCCCACCCATTCGGCGACGCTGACATTGAACAATGTTGGGGAACATGCGCTGAGGAGGAAAACGCCAAACGGAacccttgctgctggatacGATGGTACACTGGGCGATATAACGATCCAACCGGCGTCAAAGCACATATTGGTTTCGCAGTTGGACTCGGGCCAGCTGGTTTCGCCCCAAGCCGGCTTTCCGATTGACTCCTGGCAACAACCCACCCTGGATCAATCGTCAACAGCGCAGCAATTGAACTTTCCGCCCATGCATAAGACTGACCCGGGTCGAGGCAACGCTATGCCGGAGGAATTGGCGCAGAGTTTCAATGGGATTAGTTGGATACGGTCGTTGAATGGTGCGCCAGGAATTGACTCGATGCTAAACCAAACGTTACCGATGCAAGGATCTCAGCAGCGATTTTACTGGCACAATGGAGCATATGTCCCTACGGTGCTCCCGGCTACCTTGCAGCCATGCATTGGGCCCACGGCATCCGCAGGAACTGCACCATATGGGCCGTACTGGCCAGATGGTGCTTACATTCCATATCGCCCTGCTGCGTTTCGTGAACCCCGTTCGAACCAACAAGGCCCTTTTGCGAATCCGCTCGGCCATTCCGCCCCGCAATTCTTCGATGCGGGGCAGCAATCTTTCAACATGGGTGCTATCCCATCAAATAAGCTGGAGCTCGGCGATTGGAATCAGAATTCCTTGGGCGTATTTAACCCTGATGGTTCAGTGAAAAACAATTTCCCTCCGCGTCATTCGGAGCAAAAGACCTTTGATACCTCAAACAACCAACGTGTTTTACCGTTCCATACACGCCAAAGCaactctggatctggtttcTCGACACGACCGCCATTACATGAGCCGTCTGCGTCATGGTCTGGTACTTCTGGAAATGGCGGATATCAGAGCTCTGGGCCTGCTCCCGGTACTAGGGCAGCCAACGCAGAGTTCAAGGAAAAGGTATTGTCATGGGCGCATGGGGTATATGTCGATCTCCTGGCGTCCATCCACCGAGCACGCCGTAATAGTGTTTCGAATGCCGCCCAAGATGGACAGACTCAACGGATCCTGAAACCTAGCATTTACCCTAAACCTCCACGCCAGCCCGGTCTTGATTTCTCACATACAGCTGCACCTGAATTTTCTCGACATAATAGCTATCCTTCAAGCCA GAGTCATCGCTATGCTTCACAATTCCAACAGTTAACGACGAGTAATCATCTGGTTGACAGATTACGGCATACAGGTCGTCTGAATTCTATATCTGGCTCACCTTTTTCCTCTGGCTCACTAGGCGAGAGCAACACAGTTGTAAACGCGGCATCTTCACTGGAGCTATTGTCACATCTTTGCATGGAAAGCGGTTGGGAATGGATTGATGGCATGCTTCTCGGTGGATGTCTTGCTTACGGTCTAGGCGACTACAACAAGGCGATGCGATGGTATATGAGAATCATTGCGCGCGATGCAGC ACACGTCGAAGCTATTTCTAATCTTGCAGCCACCCTGCTGGCCTTGGATCGGAGGGAGGAGGCATTGCAACACTGGCTTCGCGCTGTAAAGCTGCGCCCGAGCTATTTCGAAGCCGTTGAACATCTTATTGGCCTTTTATGCAGCAGTCAACGTGGGAAGGAGGCAGTCAACATTATTGACTTTGTGCAGAACTCTCTATGGATGTCTAAGAACGGCGACTGTTTCAAAGCTGACGAGCACGCCAGCGAAACGGAGAGTGACGCCGACAGTCGAGTCTCCAGCGCGTCCGACCTGGGATCATATGAGAAGGCCGCCTTTGATTACGATGATGATTTCAGCCGGTCGGCCTTTGTTAATCGCCAGTCTGGAGAAAGCGTTGCTGCTGGGTACGGCTCTAGCGGGTATTGTGTTCCGGGCTGCGACAATGGCCGGATGCTCGCTCTTGTTCACGCGAAAGGAAACATGCTATATGCCCTGGGTGACTACGTGGCGGCAGCGGTAGCTTTTGAAGATGCTATCCTAATTAGTGCGGGACGAAGGAGTCATGGCATTCAAAACCTCATTAAGCAGATTTTCGCCGCATTTTCGCAAGGCTCACGCAGCGGATATATGGGTTCTGATCATCACGATTTGCAGGAGACCATTTTACTCTACCCCGACAAGGCACTCCAGACGTCAAAATTGGTCTTTGCTCCTTGTGGAACACCGCCAGGGATCAAATATGTGCCGGAAGGTCTGGCGAGAAAGGCTGCTTTAGCCACGACAAGCAATTCATTACTCTCGCTGGCAAAGATATACCAGGACGGCATGTCAAGCGCCCAGAGTAATACTAATGGTGCACCTCGATCTGCACCCGGTGTTCGGGACATTCTCGCTCTATACTATTTGTCGCTTTCCCTTCAACCGAGTCCGTCTACCGCCAACAACGTTGGCATTTTGCTTGCCGGTATCCACAACAATGCTCCTGGAAAGGGTCTTGCCCGGTCCAGCGGGGAGATGCAGCACCCCAATATACCTGGTGTCATTCCTGGTACCGGAGTGTCACTAGCCCTGGCTTACTATAATTATGGGCTACATCTCGACTCGCGGCATGCTCACCTATATACAAACCTCGGCAGTCTACTCAAGGATATTGGCCAACTGCAAGCGGCTATCCGCATGTACGAACAGGCCGTTCAGTGTGACGGCAACTTCGATATTGCACTAGCGAACCTGGCGAATGCAGTTAAAGATGCAGGAAGAGTCAATGACGCAATCTCATACTATAAGCGCGCCGTGAAAGTGAATCCGGAGTTTGCAGAGGCCGTATGTGGGTTGGCTAATGCCCTTAACTCGGTGTGCAACTGGATGGGCCGCGGAGGCATCGCCAATGCATTTGGCTTCCTGGATCGTTGGCATGTGGATGACCAAGGCATGCTTCGTGACTCGTACGGCATCGACGCGGGCACTGGGTGGATCAAACGTGTGGTTGACATCGTCGATCGGCAGCTGAAAGAAGGTGAAATCTGGGGCCGTGGCCTCTTGACAACGAATACGATCGAGCAGCTGTGCGCGCAGCTGGTTCCCGCGGTGGATGGCCGTCGTCGATCTGTTGCTGGAACCCTTGTTGCAATGCTCCAGTCTTGGGCTGGACAGAAGTGGGAGGGCTCCCGTATTGTTAAGCTCGTGGAACGCGTGATTAGGGCCATCACATGGAGATGGTACCAAGATCGCTACGTCTATGGCAGGGAATACCCATCGTCGAAATATCGACGACCACAGCTACCTGCTGGTTTATCGGCACCAAACGCACCCACTGTCCTCCCGTTTCATACATTCACCTGCCCACTATCGGCGAAACAGATTCGACAGATCTCTCAGCGAAATGGCCTGCGTATATCTTGCTCGACTTTGCGGTCTCCTTGGCTGCCGCCTACGGTTTACCCACCGCCGGCTCCTCCAAACCCATACCTCAAGGTTGGATATGTATCGTCTGACTTCAACAACCATCCGCTTGCCCATCTGATGCAGTCAGTGTTCGGGTTGCACAACCCGACCAAAATAAAGGCGTACTGCTATGCGACCACTGCAAGCGACAAGTCGATTCACCGGCAGCAGATCGAGAAAGAGGCACCCGTGTTCCACGATGCCAGTGGATGGCCCGTTGAACGGCTCGTGAGGCAGATAGTCGAAGATGGCATTCATATCCTCATTAACCTCAATGGCTACACGCGGGGTGCGCGCAATGAGGTTTTCGCTGCGAGACCAGCCCCGATTCACATGTCCTTCATGGGATTTGCGGGAACATTAGGCGCGGAATGGTGTGACTACATTCTTGCCGACAAGTTGTCCATTCCTCCGGACACACTATCACCAGGCAATCGCTTGACGAGGATCGAAGATCGATCTTTCGAAGACGAccatggcgaagaagccgaaaacTGGGTGTACGGAGAGAAGATAGTATATACTCGGGATACGTTCTTCTGCTGTGACCACCGACAGAGCGCGCCGGACGCAACAGACTCGTATATTGCTTGGGATCACGAGCAAACGAGACGCTGGCGCATGCGGAAGGAATTGTTTCCTCACCTCAGCGATGATACTATCATTTTGGGCAACTTCAACCAACTTTACAAG ATTGAGCCCACAACTTTCCGGACCTGGCTGCGGATTCTCGCGAGGATCCCGAATGCAGTGCTTTGGCTTCTCCGCTTTCCCGATCTTGGGGAGCAAAATCTCAGGGAGACTGCTGTAGCCTgggcgggcgaggagacaGCATCTCGGATTGTCTTCACAGATGTTGCACCTAAGAATACGCACATCGCGCGGGCAAAGATCTTGGACCTGTTCCTTGACACCCCAGAGTGCAATGCGCACACGACGGCAACAGACGTCTTGTGGAGCGGCACTCCGCTCTTGACCCTCCCGCGCTACAAATACAAGATGTGCTCTCGCATGGCGAGCAGCATCCTCAACAGTGCTTTACCGAAGAACCAGTCCGGGAACCAAGCGCGCGAGGAACTGATTGCCATCTCTGATGATGATTACGAAAACAAAGCAAGCCACCTATGCCGGAGTCTATACTACGAGCCTGGGGGCGAAGGACGAGCACGAGGCCGGTTATTTGAGCTCCGCAGAATGCTTTTTGAGGAGCGATGGAGAAGCTCCCTGTTTGACACCAACCGATGGGTTCGTGACTTGGAAGACGCTTACGAGCGAGTGTGGAATCAATGGGtgaatggcgaagaaggtgaTATATGGTTGTGA
- a CDS encoding Zn(II)2Cys6 transcription factor domain-containing protein (COG:K;~EggNog:ENOG410PM0D;~InterPro:IPR036864,IPR001138;~PFAM:PF00172;~go_function: GO:0000981 - DNA-binding transcription factor activity, RNA polymerase II-specific [Evidence IEA];~go_function: GO:0008270 - zinc ion binding [Evidence IEA];~go_process: GO:0006355 - regulation of transcription, DNA-templated [Evidence IEA]): MDDSRRRQFHSCDPCRRGKRRCDAPSNRENGSFDSCTNCKRWKKDCTFTWLSSKPAKRADPKGRARPKQGVSTTSSNPSTVSNPSTTSNPSSNSGGTPPDPSRVVPSMVGSYNALLDEGPHSASQWYPTNPNDMFASSNIVPASSSLLPGATVIGEGLEPSDDPSGLFSWNMSVPNDWQVGGVTEEPDNSFSGLEPQAVFPDPTLPNALDNTFDVVQQLQDSSYPSSSSFEFMTPDSSTAEPNQRAKKQNPQWGFCLASDNTADKYARSTMTHNLIRIYHDSMENALSCWLTEHNCPYTDKISSLLPFNERKEWGPSWSNRMCIRVCRLDRASTSIRGRALSAEEDKTAARALHLAIMAFASQWTQHAQRGSDLYVPAPIDYDERSIRKSVWNEARHALEHSTRIPSFRIIFANIIFSLTQSPLDHSQDERLGQLLENDGAPVFLETANRQLFNFRHKFARLQREAPPPPSVRELRRGSVGSTMTDVLEMPTSSASESPQVDPILASEDHRSTLGLMFWLGVMFDTLSSAMYQRPLVVSDEDSQIASASAPVAEPEEQIDLDCLNIPQSGVGVRKKQDVWGDFFLRSPLERQESTQIQIRWPCSYEDAAAVLSEATPVKVLLYRRITQLQTLIYRGASPDRLEEVIQKTLLVYQHWNSIYQGFMLDCVANHEFLPPRIQSWYVILDGHWHLATMLLADVVESIDNGRLGSKLGREARQATDFVSNLRIDNALAVGALARSSLHGQDPVMLRYFHDSLNEVAFLVEPWTVVLVHCFAKAASISLESIRVIPGEPMDVLSERFRQNCEFCICALQYLARKSDMAFLVSRNLSRSLDLKLSRIP; the protein is encoded by the exons ATGGATGACTCTCGCCGCCGCCAGTTTCATAGTTGTGACCCCTGTCGCAGGGGCAAAAGGCGCTGTGATGCTCCG AGTAACCGGGAAAATGGTAGCTTTGATTCTTGCACCAACTGCAAGCGATGGAAGAAAGACTGCACGTTTACCTGGCTCTCCTCGAAGCCAGCGAAGCGTGCGGACCCCAAAGGACGAGCAAGACCAAAACAGGGTGTTTCAACCACTTCTAGCAATCCTAGTACTGTTAGCAACCCTAGCACTACTAGTAACCCTAGTAGTAATAGCGGTGGGACACCTCCTGATCCAAGTCGCGTTGTCCCCTCCATGGTGGGCTCCTATAATGCCCTCCTGGACGAGGGACCGCACTCTGCTTCACAATGGTATCCTACTAACCCCAATGATATGTTCGCTTCCTCAAATATCGTTCCCGCGTCCTCTTCCTTGCTTCCAGGAGCCACGGTTATCGGAGAGGGGTTGGAGCCGAGTGATGACCCATCCGGTTTATTTTCGTGGAATATGAGCGTTCCAAATGACTGGCAGGTCGGGGGTGTGACTGAAGAGCCTGATAATTCGTTTAGTGGACTCGAGCCCCAAGCAGTCTTTCCTGATCCTACGCTACCAAATGCCCTTGACAATACATTCGACGTGGTCCAGCAACTACAAGACTCATCCtatccttcctcttcctcttttgaATTCATGACCCCCGATTCATCGACAGCCGAGCCTAATCAGCGCGCGAAGAAACAAAATCCTCAATGGGGCTTTTGCCTCGCTTCCGATAATACAGCTGATAAATATGCTCGTTCAACGATGACGCACAATTTGATTCGTATATATCACGACAGTATGGAGAACGCGTTGTCATGCTGGCTGACAGAGCACAACTGCCCTTACACGGACAAAATCAGCAGCCTGCTACCATTTAATGAAAGAAAGGAATGGGGCCCCAGCTGGTCGAACAGGATGTGCATCCGGGTTTGTCGGTTGGACCGCGCATCCACTTCAATACGTGGCCGGGCGTTGAGCGCGGAAGAGGACAAGACCGCAGCCCGGGCACTCCATCTGGCAATCATGGCATTTGCCTCACAGTGGACTCAGCATGCGCAAAGAGGGTCAGATCTATACGTCCCCGCTCCAATCGATTACGACGAGCGATCAATCCGGAAAAGCGTTTGGAATGAGGCGCGTCACGCCTTGGAGCACTCAACAAGGATACCTTCTTTCCGTATTATATTCGCAAACATCATATTCTCTTTAACGCAGAGTCCCTTGGACCACAGTCAAGATGAACGCCTAGGTCAACTATTGGAAAACGACGGTGCACCGGTCTTTCTTGAAACCGCCAACCGCCAGCTCTTCAACTTTAGACACAAGTTCGCCAGACTCCAACGGGAGgcacctccccctccaagTGTGAGGGAGCTTCGGAGGGGGTCGGTAGGGTCGACAATGACCGATGTATTGGAGATGCCAacgtcttctgcttctgagTCTCCGCAGGTCGATCCGATTCTCGCTAGTGAGGACCACCGCAGTACTCTTGGTCTTATGTTCTGGCTAGGGGTCATGTTTGACACACTGAGTTCTGCAATGTACCAGCGGCCATTAGTGGTGTCAGATGAGGACAGTCAGATTGCATCAGCCTCGGCTCCGGTTGCTGAACCCGAAGAGCAAATCGACCTAGACTGCCTTAATATCCCCCAAAGCGGAGTCGGAGTGCGCAAAAAGCAGGATGTCTGGGgtgacttcttcctccgcagTCCTCTCGAGCGCCAGGAATCCACACAAATACAAATAAGATGGCCATGCTCCTACGAAGATGCTGCGGCAGTGCTCTCCGAAGCAACCCCCGTCAAAGTGCTGCTTTACCGCCGCATCACCCAACTCCAAACCCTAATATATCGAGGGGCAAGCCCTGACCGACTTGAGGAAGTCATTCAGAAGACCCTCCTAGTCTATCAGCACTGGAACTCCATATACCAGGGCTTTATGCTCGACTGTGTCGCCAACCACGaatttctccctcctcgcatTCAATCGTGGTACGTGATTCTCGACGGCCACTGGCATCTCGCCACAATGCTTCTAGCAGACGTGGTAGAAAGTATCGACAACGGACGGCTCGGCTCGAAGCTCGGCCGCGAGGCTCGACAAGCCACAGACTTTGTCTCAAATCTACGAATTGATAATGCATTGGCGGTCGGTGCCCTTGCTCGTTCATCATTACACGGACAAGACCCCGTCATGCTCCGCTATTTCCACGATTCCCTTAACGAGGTGGCTTTCCTCGTTGAGCCGTGGACAGTTGTTCTCGTCCATTGTTTCGCCAAGGCGGCATCTATCTCGCTAGAAAGTATACGTGTTATACCCGGCGAGCCCATGGACGTATTGTCGGAGAGATTCCGGCAGAACTGCGAGTTCTGTATCTGTGCGCTTCAGTATCTGGCAAGGAAGTCGGATATGGCTTTCTTGGTGTCGAGGAATTTGTCCAGGTCGTTGGATTTGAAGCTTAGCCGGATACCCTGA
- the RPL12 gene encoding 60S ribosomal protein uL11 (BUSCO:EOG092651LN;~COG:J;~EggNog:ENOG410PN4A;~InterPro:IPR036769,IPR020784,IPR000911,IPR020783, IPR036796;~PFAM:PF03946,PF00298;~go_component: GO:0005840 - ribosome [Evidence IEA];~go_function: GO:0003735 - structural constituent of ribosome [Evidence IEA];~go_process: GO:0006412 - translation [Evidence IEA]): MPPKFDPNEVKIIHLRVTGGEVGAQSALAPKIGPLGLSPKKIGEDIAKNTGDWKGLRVTVRLTIQNRQAAVSVVPSASSLVIKALKEPPRDRKKEKNIKHTKSVPLDEIVEIARKMRERSLAKELKGTVLEILGTAFSVGCKVDGRSPKDISDDIKAGEIDVPSE, encoded by the exons ATGC CTCCCAAGTTCGACCCCAATGAGGTGAAGATCAT CCACCTCCGTGTGACTGGTGGTGAGGTCGGAGCCCAGTCTGCTCTGGCTCCTAAGATCGGTCCCCTTGGTCTGTCTCCCAAGAAGATTGGTGAAGACATTGCCAAGAACACTGGCGACTGG AAGGGTCTCCGTGTCACCGTCCGTCTGACCATCCAGAACCGTCAGGCCGCCGTCTCGGTTGTgccctccgcctcttccCTTGTCATCAAGGCCCTCAAGGAGCCTCCTCGTGACcgcaagaaggagaagaacatcAAGCACACCAAGTCCGTCCCTCTCGACGAGATCGTTGAGATCGCTCGCAAGATGCGTGAGCGCTCTCTTGCCAAGGAGCTCAAGGGTACCGTCCTTGAGATCCTCGGTACTGCTTTCTCCGTCGGCTGCAAGGTCGATGGTCGCAGCCCTAAGGATATCTCCGATGATATCAAGGCTGGCGAGATTGACG TCCCCTCCGAGTAA